One stretch of Schlesneria sp. DSM 10557 DNA includes these proteins:
- a CDS encoding mandelate racemase/muconate lactonizing enzyme family protein, with protein MKIVRVESIPVRIPLKPERRMISALGHHNVSEYSLVRIFTDDGLEGWGEATATPRWSGETCRGTMAIVQEVLAPAVIGCPVADLVELDRRMDAVAVGNWFAKSAIEMACWDLLGKAANKPIYELLGGACRPLTIRSRFSLGAYDPERARRRAKELVDAGFTTIKVKVGIDPARDVERVRIVRETIGPDIDLTIDANGGWDVKTSIRCIRELEDCNLVLVEQPIPPGDYTGLAHVRNETGVKILADESCFDLIHAQELIQHQCCDAISLYPGKNGGIRKAKQIADVAEAHGIACSIGSNLEWDLATAAMAHFVVATPNMQIEKYPGDTLGPDYHEISIARNPIKIDGPFTTLGTGPGLGVEIDMHIIQQHRIN; from the coding sequence ATGAAGATTGTCCGCGTTGAATCGATCCCGGTCAGAATCCCGCTGAAGCCGGAGCGGAGGATGATTTCAGCGCTGGGGCACCATAATGTGTCAGAGTATTCCCTCGTCAGGATCTTTACCGACGACGGTCTCGAAGGATGGGGCGAAGCGACTGCAACGCCGCGCTGGAGCGGAGAGACCTGTCGCGGCACAATGGCCATCGTACAGGAAGTTCTGGCCCCTGCGGTCATCGGCTGTCCTGTTGCAGATCTGGTGGAACTCGACAGGCGGATGGACGCCGTCGCCGTCGGTAACTGGTTTGCCAAATCGGCGATCGAAATGGCCTGCTGGGACCTCCTCGGCAAAGCAGCCAACAAGCCGATCTATGAATTACTCGGGGGAGCCTGCAGGCCCCTGACCATTCGAAGCCGCTTCTCCCTGGGGGCCTACGATCCGGAACGGGCCCGGCGACGCGCCAAAGAACTGGTGGACGCCGGATTCACCACCATCAAAGTGAAAGTCGGTATCGATCCAGCCAGGGATGTCGAACGAGTCCGGATTGTGCGAGAGACCATCGGCCCTGACATCGATCTGACCATCGACGCAAACGGGGGCTGGGACGTCAAAACGTCCATTCGTTGCATCCGCGAACTGGAAGACTGCAACCTGGTCCTGGTCGAACAGCCGATCCCTCCTGGTGACTACACAGGACTGGCGCACGTTCGCAATGAAACGGGAGTCAAAATCCTGGCGGACGAAAGCTGTTTTGACCTGATTCACGCTCAGGAATTGATTCAGCACCAGTGCTGCGACGCCATCAGCCTGTACCCCGGCAAGAACGGCGGCATCCGCAAGGCAAAGCAGATCGCTGACGTCGCCGAGGCACACGGGATCGCCTGTTCCATCGGATCTAATCTCGAATGGGATCTGGCAACGGCCGCGATGGCTCACTTCGTCGTGGCCACTCCCAACATGCAAATCGAAAAGTATCCCGGCGACACACTCGGTCCCGACTACCACGAAATCTCGATTGCCCGTAACCCGATCAAGATCGACGGGCCATTTACGACACTCGGCACAGGGCCGGGACTGGGAGTCGAAATCGACATGCACATCATCCAGCAGCACCGAATCAACTGA
- a CDS encoding tetratricopeptide repeat protein: MWLLLAAGEFEIVVDEPAGGGSLMLFELVASMMSTLYFVFLIWMLIHCYRTEPDRFFWIWIMLIIQPFGAIGYFVIRYLPSREYGELTFLRRWTRGPQLARLETAARQIGNSHQYVQWGNALREVGNLSRANEAYAQALKKDPQDLQALWGSAQIATAQKRYQDVRSFTRAILDKDPQYKFGDVSLENGRALKELGERDEARTQFEWHIRRWRHPEAMYLLAELYAENGQASEARNLLSSLIMDINGSPTSIARKHGRWKSRARQLLRKLG; this comes from the coding sequence ATGTGGTTGCTACTCGCTGCCGGTGAGTTTGAGATTGTGGTCGACGAGCCTGCCGGTGGGGGTTCGCTGATGCTCTTCGAACTGGTCGCATCCATGATGTCGACCTTGTACTTCGTATTCCTGATCTGGATGTTGATTCACTGTTACCGGACAGAGCCCGATCGCTTTTTCTGGATCTGGATCATGCTGATCATCCAGCCGTTTGGAGCAATTGGCTATTTCGTCATCCGCTACCTCCCGTCCAGGGAATATGGTGAGCTGACGTTCTTGCGACGGTGGACGCGCGGGCCACAATTGGCACGGCTGGAAACGGCTGCCAGGCAGATCGGCAATTCCCATCAGTACGTGCAGTGGGGGAACGCACTTCGAGAAGTCGGAAACCTGTCGCGAGCCAACGAGGCGTATGCTCAGGCACTCAAGAAAGATCCTCAGGATCTGCAGGCGCTGTGGGGATCCGCCCAGATTGCAACGGCTCAGAAGCGCTATCAGGATGTCCGGTCATTCACGCGAGCGATCCTCGATAAGGATCCCCAATACAAGTTTGGCGACGTCTCACTGGAAAATGGACGTGCCCTGAAGGAACTCGGGGAGCGGGACGAGGCTCGAACGCAGTTCGAGTGGCACATTCGCCGCTGGCGACACCCCGAAGCGATGTACCTGCTGGCCGAGCTGTATGCCGAAAACGGACAAGCTTCCGAGGCTCGGAATCTTCTCTCCAGTCTGATCATGGATATTAACGGCAGCCCGACCAGCATTGCCCGCAAGCATGGCCGATGGAAGAGCCGAGCCAGGCAGTTGCTCCGCAAGCTCGGCTGA
- a CDS encoding HEAT repeat domain-containing protein, producing MTAYARAGRVLAILIHVFAMGFASGADDRISLDPALREKCLKVLRAGMAGEEFWPAIHAAEALTLAGHQQEVIAFLTPKLNSETDDQRRCGIARELVRAGDRSALKVMWGILAGDKPHGHIHAAESLFKVADIGDGQAMRRAYVQNENPILKLMAAAALTRVGDDSARQTVRELLQHPEAKYYAIAAWVLGQIGDSTDIPRLKKEMERVGDPVPRANLEHALAILGDESGQKALERNLKSDQDIVRTYAATFAGDARLVNLKQGLVDLLDDRVADVRIRAAQSLLVLAAPVILHYRVQAAPVIQELNSKFCWFHPRVAAMPGFGKGEQPAVVMTIQKHLSANDHYSGLYYLRTDDLGHTWTGPTEIPELAWQAGDNGETIAVCDVTPGWLTHHRKVLAIGVKLRYSRQGDQLLDKPRSHECAYAVFDPVTNRWSPWKMLALPQTEEKFFLVAPGCVQWLEQADGSLLVPIYYRDAKGTQYATTVLHCSFDGSEMRYVKHGDELALSEGRGFYEPSLTRYQDRLFLTIRNDTHAYVTASRDGLHFDPVKTWTFDDGQDLGSYNTQAHWLTHSNGLFLTYTRRGADNDHIFRHRAPIFVAQVDPDSLQVIRATERAILPERGVMLGNFGAAAITPNESWVTDSEFLVSDKPHPRGADGTTWLGRVFWSSPNRDVPTK from the coding sequence ATGACAGCGTATGCGCGAGCAGGCCGTGTCCTGGCGATTCTGATCCACGTCTTCGCCATGGGATTCGCGAGCGGGGCGGATGATCGCATTTCCCTCGATCCCGCTCTCCGTGAAAAGTGCCTGAAGGTGCTGCGTGCGGGAATGGCGGGTGAAGAGTTCTGGCCCGCCATTCATGCCGCCGAAGCACTCACCCTTGCCGGGCATCAGCAGGAAGTGATTGCTTTCCTGACCCCGAAACTGAATTCGGAAACAGACGATCAGAGAAGGTGTGGAATTGCCCGCGAGCTAGTGCGGGCGGGAGATCGATCCGCTCTGAAAGTGATGTGGGGCATCCTTGCGGGTGACAAGCCTCACGGCCATATCCACGCCGCCGAGAGTCTCTTCAAGGTGGCGGACATCGGTGACGGTCAGGCGATGCGTCGTGCGTACGTTCAGAATGAAAATCCGATACTGAAACTGATGGCCGCGGCCGCCCTGACGCGAGTTGGTGATGACTCTGCCAGACAGACCGTTCGCGAGCTGCTGCAGCATCCCGAGGCGAAGTACTACGCGATTGCTGCGTGGGTTCTCGGCCAGATCGGTGACAGCACAGATATCCCGCGACTGAAGAAAGAGATGGAACGTGTGGGGGATCCGGTCCCTCGCGCCAATCTGGAGCATGCCCTCGCGATTCTGGGTGACGAAAGTGGTCAGAAGGCTCTCGAGCGAAACCTCAAGAGCGATCAGGATATCGTTCGAACTTATGCGGCGACATTCGCGGGAGACGCCCGGTTAGTGAATCTGAAGCAGGGCCTGGTCGACCTGCTGGATGATCGAGTGGCTGACGTTCGTATTCGTGCCGCGCAATCACTGCTGGTACTCGCCGCTCCCGTGATCCTTCACTACCGTGTCCAGGCCGCGCCGGTGATTCAGGAACTCAATTCCAAGTTCTGCTGGTTTCATCCGCGCGTCGCCGCGATGCCAGGATTTGGAAAGGGTGAACAGCCCGCCGTCGTCATGACGATCCAGAAGCATCTCAGTGCGAATGACCACTATTCTGGATTGTACTACCTGCGAACGGATGATCTGGGGCATACCTGGACCGGACCGACTGAGATTCCTGAGCTGGCCTGGCAAGCGGGTGATAACGGTGAAACCATCGCCGTGTGTGATGTCACGCCGGGTTGGCTGACACACCATCGGAAGGTGCTGGCGATTGGCGTTAAGCTGCGCTACAGCCGGCAAGGGGATCAGTTGCTCGACAAGCCTCGCTCGCACGAGTGTGCTTACGCGGTCTTCGATCCGGTCACGAATCGCTGGTCCCCCTGGAAGATGCTGGCACTGCCCCAGACTGAGGAGAAATTTTTTCTCGTTGCGCCAGGCTGCGTGCAGTGGCTGGAGCAGGCGGACGGATCTCTGCTGGTTCCCATCTACTATCGTGATGCGAAGGGAACTCAATATGCGACCACCGTTCTGCATTGCAGCTTTGATGGAAGCGAGATGCGCTACGTCAAGCACGGCGATGAACTGGCCCTTTCCGAGGGACGAGGCTTTTATGAGCCGTCACTGACCCGATATCAGGATCGGCTGTTTCTCACGATTCGAAACGACACACATGCTTACGTGACGGCCAGCCGGGACGGCTTGCATTTTGATCCCGTCAAGACATGGACCTTCGATGACGGTCAGGATCTGGGTAGCTACAACACACAGGCCCACTGGCTGACTCACAGCAATGGCTTGTTTCTGACGTACACCCGTCGCGGAGCTGACAACGATCATATTTTCCGCCACCGGGCTCCTATCTTTGTTGCTCAAGTGGACCCTGATTCACTTCAGGTGATCCGAGCAACCGAACGTGCGATCCTGCCCGAGCGGGGCGTCATGCTGGGGAATTTTGGTGCTGCCGCCATTACCCCGAACGAGTCGTGGGTTACGGATTCGGAATTTCTGGTCAGTGACAAACCTCATCCCCGCGGAGCCGATGGGACGACCTGGCTGGGAAGAGTTTTCTGGTCATCTCCCAACCGCGATGTGCCAACGAAGTAG
- a CDS encoding aminotransferase class IV yields MNDEVRKERQVYLSGQMVPESEAKISIFDSAIMLGDCLTESTRTFRHKPFRLEDHITRLYRSLKVCRVNPGLTPDEMTRVTRQVLEVNRSLMGEDDDCWIVHNISRGLMKPGPTAAQMNPATVMIFTSPMDLRGWARYYTEGCHAVTSFSRAIPAQSLDARIKNRSRLFYTLADSEARMVDPDAQVVILDIDGNVSENKGGNIFAVIDGELRTPSTENCLAGISRQTVIELAHELGIGVRETRLQMYDLSTADEVFFTSTPYCMMPATRFNGLPVADGKVGPVTKRLLKAWSDQVGVDIVGQAQRQIGLA; encoded by the coding sequence ATGAACGACGAGGTTCGGAAGGAACGCCAGGTTTATCTGTCGGGACAAATGGTCCCCGAATCGGAAGCGAAAATTTCGATTTTCGACAGTGCGATCATGCTGGGAGATTGCCTGACAGAATCCACACGCACCTTTCGTCACAAGCCGTTTCGCCTCGAAGACCATATCACAAGGCTGTATCGGTCACTGAAAGTCTGCCGGGTGAACCCCGGGTTGACTCCTGACGAGATGACACGCGTGACTCGGCAGGTACTGGAGGTGAATCGCTCACTGATGGGCGAAGACGATGACTGCTGGATCGTGCATAACATTTCGCGGGGTCTCATGAAGCCGGGCCCCACTGCGGCTCAGATGAATCCCGCGACCGTCATGATCTTCACCAGCCCCATGGATCTTCGCGGCTGGGCCCGCTACTACACAGAAGGGTGCCATGCAGTTACCTCGTTCAGTCGGGCCATTCCCGCTCAATCACTGGACGCACGGATCAAGAATCGCAGTCGGCTGTTTTATACTCTTGCCGATTCCGAAGCCCGCATGGTTGATCCGGATGCTCAGGTGGTGATTCTCGATATCGATGGCAACGTTTCGGAAAACAAGGGGGGGAATATTTTCGCCGTGATCGACGGAGAACTGCGAACACCCTCCACAGAGAATTGCCTGGCCGGAATCAGTCGGCAAACCGTCATTGAGCTGGCGCACGAGCTGGGGATTGGTGTGCGCGAAACGCGTCTGCAGATGTATGACCTGTCGACCGCAGACGAAGTTTTCTTCACGAGTACACCGTACTGCATGATGCCCGCCACCCGTTTCAACGGGCTTCCGGTGGCGGACGGAAAGGTGGGGCCTGTCACGAAGCGATTGCTGAAAGCGTGGAGTGATCAGGTGGGAGTCGACATCGTTGGCCAGGCACAGCGACAAATAGGATTAGCATGA
- a CDS encoding DUF3299 domain-containing protein — MSVVREMMSEPLSQTQFVDDTFQYQPMPPLVPISMAFVCLSLLAGLSDLLLIIPMVGIVLSFIGYYQISRSRGELSGGVLALSSLVLMLLIFIAFASLHLHSYATEVPVGYSRVNFNQDISQKGFPTENGQPGIHPDVAKLADQPIYLKGYMFPFRETKGLKSFVLCKDSGDCCFGGQPKPTDMILINMKDGQTVDYHEKQLVGVAGTLKIEPTYDESGLNPVYQLDCKHFAPAKTWY, encoded by the coding sequence ATGTCTGTGGTACGTGAAATGATGAGCGAGCCGTTGAGCCAAACTCAATTTGTCGATGACACATTCCAGTATCAACCGATGCCGCCGCTTGTGCCGATCAGCATGGCGTTTGTCTGCCTTTCGCTGCTCGCCGGACTGTCCGACCTGCTTTTAATTATTCCCATGGTCGGAATTGTCCTTTCCTTCATCGGTTACTATCAGATTTCCCGTTCAAGAGGCGAATTGAGCGGGGGAGTGCTCGCACTGTCGAGCCTGGTGTTGATGCTGCTGATCTTCATCGCATTTGCTTCGCTGCACTTGCACAGCTATGCGACGGAAGTCCCCGTCGGGTATTCCCGGGTGAATTTCAATCAGGATATCTCCCAGAAGGGTTTCCCCACGGAAAACGGCCAGCCCGGCATCCATCCCGATGTTGCAAAACTGGCTGACCAGCCGATTTATCTCAAAGGCTACATGTTTCCCTTCCGGGAAACCAAAGGGCTGAAATCGTTTGTCCTGTGTAAGGATTCAGGAGACTGCTGCTTCGGGGGCCAGCCCAAGCCGACCGACATGATCCTGATTAACATGAAGGATGGGCAAACGGTGGATTACCACGAAAAGCAACTTGTCGGGGTAGCCGGAACACTCAAAATTGAACCGACATATGACGAAAGCGGGCTGAACCCCGTCTATCAGCTCGACTGCAAGCATTTTGCACCAGCGAAAACCTGGTATTGA
- a CDS encoding SDR family oxidoreductase: MNEPTISELFDLSGRVCLITGGSGFLGQSMSRALAEAGASVVVGSRELSRAEEVVTGLPSPGGAKHHAVTLDQMDETSLNAGFETALEKAGQVDILINNGQQGHALDLTNVTAEAFNKDLQNATGYFLLARRLRDHLVSRGASGSIVMIGSMYGVVGSYPDAYEGVCPASPVQYHTLKGGIVHMTRHLAVYWARDGVRVNCLSPGPFPSEQAPQAMVERLKTKNPMRRMGVPSELKGPLLLLVSDAGSYITGQNLLVDGGWTAW, from the coding sequence ATGAACGAACCTACGATTTCTGAATTGTTTGACCTGTCGGGACGCGTGTGTCTGATTACAGGGGGATCGGGCTTTCTGGGACAGTCGATGTCGCGAGCACTGGCAGAAGCCGGCGCCAGTGTCGTTGTCGGCAGCCGTGAACTTTCACGAGCAGAAGAAGTCGTTACGGGATTGCCGTCTCCGGGTGGGGCAAAGCATCATGCCGTGACGCTGGATCAGATGGACGAGACCTCGCTGAACGCCGGCTTTGAAACGGCACTCGAGAAAGCGGGGCAGGTTGACATCCTGATCAACAACGGGCAACAGGGCCATGCTCTGGACCTGACGAACGTCACCGCGGAAGCCTTCAACAAAGACCTGCAGAACGCGACGGGATACTTTCTGCTGGCAAGGCGTCTGCGGGATCATCTGGTCAGTCGCGGTGCCTCGGGATCGATTGTGATGATCGGGTCGATGTATGGCGTCGTGGGCTCATACCCGGATGCCTACGAAGGTGTTTGTCCGGCCAGTCCCGTTCAATATCACACATTGAAGGGGGGGATCGTCCACATGACCCGTCATCTCGCTGTCTACTGGGCGCGGGACGGCGTGCGCGTGAACTGTCTCAGCCCGGGACCTTTCCCTTCGGAACAGGCTCCGCAAGCCATGGTGGAACGGCTCAAGACGAAGAATCCGATGCGGCGAATGGGCGTTCCCAGCGAACTGAAAGGACCCTTACTTCTGCTGGTGAGCGACGCAGGGAGTTACATCACGGGCCAGAATCTGCTCGTCGATGGGGGATGGACCGCGTGGTAG
- a CDS encoding phage portal protein, protein MKWMRWITGLFGSSSKSATPLGVGLRTLLNGSAPGGWASDHREETAHNTGFNYIAIHAIASQVASATVTVFADGEQQTQRRSQRKSLAASAGSFHRWKSIYGLEDRETDPLPVSHPLVKLMKRPNPYECGSSFRYRQAQQIRLTGTCLVWNVPSFSGPTCERYVIPTAMASAVAPSRELPRGGWRISPVASRYTTKDDHGYFDCPHWYRILGQILDARQVQVIRLPHAWFLDDGQSPLSAGAKWIDAGEAVDEARYHQLRNGVDPSIVWSLPPDVMVDQDEIDRTQARISAKYGGAQNVGRVMVAQSGTTITPLGTSPKEMCYGEGFQDFKSAILALHQTPPVAVGLQEAGAYAAYNASMKAWRHSAIQPLCDLLAESDTEELASQFGSGLTVEIESNTVDDTELIEQQLKTDLAARTRTKNEWRAVRGMPPLPSPLGDVLVGTDFDPTDCASPQSEPQKNSGRSSDGP, encoded by the coding sequence ATGAAGTGGATGCGTTGGATTACAGGCCTATTCGGCAGCTCATCAAAGTCCGCAACCCCGCTGGGAGTGGGACTGAGAACCCTCCTCAACGGAAGTGCCCCCGGTGGCTGGGCCTCGGACCATCGTGAAGAGACTGCTCATAACACCGGCTTTAACTACATCGCAATTCACGCGATCGCTTCCCAGGTGGCGAGCGCGACAGTGACCGTTTTTGCCGACGGTGAACAGCAGACCCAGCGAAGGTCGCAGCGAAAGTCGCTGGCTGCCAGTGCAGGATCATTTCATCGGTGGAAGTCGATTTACGGGCTGGAGGACCGGGAAACAGACCCACTTCCTGTTTCTCACCCTCTGGTCAAGTTGATGAAACGGCCCAACCCTTATGAATGCGGTTCCAGCTTCCGCTATCGCCAGGCACAACAGATCCGGCTTACAGGGACTTGCCTTGTCTGGAATGTCCCCAGCTTCTCAGGTCCAACGTGCGAGCGGTATGTCATACCGACGGCGATGGCGTCGGCTGTCGCACCATCGCGAGAACTACCACGAGGAGGTTGGAGAATCAGTCCTGTGGCATCGCGGTATACCACGAAGGACGATCATGGCTACTTCGATTGTCCTCACTGGTACCGGATTCTTGGTCAGATCCTCGACGCCCGGCAAGTGCAGGTCATTCGCCTGCCGCACGCCTGGTTTCTGGATGACGGACAAAGCCCGCTTTCAGCCGGCGCGAAATGGATCGATGCCGGCGAAGCCGTGGATGAAGCCCGCTATCACCAGCTACGGAACGGTGTCGATCCCTCGATCGTGTGGAGCCTGCCCCCCGACGTCATGGTCGATCAGGACGAGATTGACCGCACGCAGGCCCGCATCAGTGCCAAGTACGGGGGCGCTCAGAACGTCGGGCGAGTCATGGTCGCCCAGAGTGGAACAACCATCACGCCACTGGGAACCAGCCCGAAAGAGATGTGTTATGGCGAGGGATTTCAGGACTTCAAATCGGCCATCCTGGCACTTCATCAGACCCCTCCCGTGGCTGTGGGCTTACAGGAAGCGGGCGCCTATGCAGCCTATAACGCCAGCATGAAAGCCTGGCGTCATTCCGCGATTCAGCCACTTTGTGACTTGCTCGCCGAATCCGACACCGAAGAGCTCGCTTCTCAGTTTGGCAGCGGACTTACTGTAGAGATCGAATCCAACACCGTCGACGACACTGAACTCATCGAACAGCAGTTAAAGACCGACCTGGCCGCCAGGACGCGCACCAAAAACGAATGGCGTGCCGTCCGGGGCATGCCCCCTCTCCCCAGTCCGTTAGGAGATGTCCTGGTCGGGACCGACTTCGACCCGACCGACTGTGCATCGCCCCAGTCGGAACCTCAGAAAAACAGCGGGAGAAGCAGCGACGGCCCTTGA
- a CDS encoding DUF1080 domain-containing protein, which translates to MLRRLLCFGFIVSTSLITATFAADNEPPAGFRALFNGKDLAGWHGLDTKDPRAVQALSAAEQAEARKASLEDVNKHWSVQKGELVNDGYGLYLTSNENFGDYELFVSYKTVPKADSGIYLKGTPQVQIWDYTEAEKFNIGADKGSGGLWNNSAGRPGKDPLVRADHPFGEWNTFRIRQVGARTTVFLNGKLVVDNAILENFFDRKKPLIAKGPIQLQTHGGEIRWKDIFIREIPASEATALLANDGFTSLFDGKSLKGWAGAVDNYEVVDGAIRCKTGKGGVLHTPNEYGDFIVRLEFKVPAGGNNGLAIRYPGQGDAAYTGMCELQVLDNVASQYEKLDPRQYHGSAYGMVPAARGYERPAGEWNFQEVTVIGSTVKVELNGNVILDADLTEVKDLMANTPHPGKERTQGFFGFAGHSDPVEFRNVRIKELSTVK; encoded by the coding sequence GTGTTGCGTCGTTTGCTTTGCTTTGGATTCATCGTATCCACGTCGTTGATCACGGCGACCTTTGCCGCTGACAATGAACCGCCAGCGGGATTCAGGGCGCTCTTCAATGGCAAAGACCTCGCTGGATGGCACGGTCTGGATACCAAGGACCCCCGCGCCGTTCAGGCGTTGTCCGCCGCCGAACAGGCCGAAGCCCGCAAGGCCAGCCTGGAAGACGTCAATAAACATTGGTCGGTTCAAAAAGGCGAACTGGTTAACGACGGTTATGGATTGTATCTGACTTCGAACGAAAACTTTGGCGATTATGAGTTATTCGTCAGTTACAAGACGGTCCCCAAAGCCGACAGCGGCATCTACCTGAAGGGAACGCCTCAGGTTCAGATCTGGGACTATACCGAAGCCGAAAAGTTCAACATCGGTGCCGACAAAGGTTCAGGCGGCCTCTGGAACAACAGCGCTGGACGACCCGGGAAAGATCCTCTCGTGCGGGCTGACCACCCCTTTGGCGAATGGAATACGTTCCGCATTCGTCAGGTGGGTGCTCGTACCACCGTGTTTCTCAATGGGAAGCTCGTTGTCGACAATGCCATTCTGGAGAACTTCTTCGATCGCAAGAAGCCTCTGATCGCCAAGGGCCCGATCCAACTGCAGACCCATGGTGGCGAGATCCGCTGGAAAGACATCTTCATCCGGGAAATCCCTGCCAGCGAAGCAACCGCGCTGCTCGCGAACGATGGCTTCACTTCCCTGTTCGACGGCAAGAGCCTGAAGGGTTGGGCCGGTGCAGTGGACAACTACGAAGTGGTTGACGGTGCCATCCGCTGCAAGACGGGTAAAGGTGGAGTTCTTCACACCCCCAACGAGTACGGCGATTTCATCGTTCGACTTGAATTCAAGGTTCCTGCTGGCGGCAACAATGGTTTGGCCATCCGTTACCCCGGCCAGGGTGATGCCGCCTATACCGGCATGTGCGAACTTCAGGTCCTGGACAATGTCGCATCACAGTACGAAAAGCTGGACCCTCGCCAATACCATGGCTCGGCCTATGGAATGGTACCTGCTGCTCGAGGGTATGAGCGTCCCGCCGGAGAATGGAACTTCCAAGAAGTCACCGTCATCGGTTCCACAGTCAAAGTGGAACTGAACGGAAACGTCATTCTGGACGCCGACCTCACCGAAGTGAAGGACCTGATGGCCAACACTCCTCACCCCGGAAAAGAGCGTACCCAGGGTTTCTTCGGGTTTGCTGGCCACAGCGATCCTGTGGAGTTCCGTAATGTGCGAATCAAAGAACTGTCGACAGTGAAGTAA
- the terL gene encoding phage terminase large subunit produces MTASSDTGRMELAEVLQPHPGPQKQFIDSTAQIAVYGGQAGGGKTWALLAEAARYITVPRYGAVIFRRTSPQITNEGGLWDESMLLYPQLNGIPRHTLDWQFPTGDCKLKGVNTKDLANIGFRHLQYEKDKLAWQGSQITMLGFDELTHFTESQFFYMLSRNRSTCGIRSYVRATTNPVPEDDPIGGWVHRLVAWWIDPISGLAIPERSGVVRWFIRLRGEFHWSDSRRDLIDRFGRPDLSEDHEEQPVQPKSFTFIPAKLSDNPALLSKDPMYRANLLALPEVERQRLAEGNWNAKARAGLFFKVGQIEIIEALPVGLRYCRAWDLAATDGSGDYTVGAKLGIDSTGIIYIADIRRGQWESSYRDQVIRQSSALDGVCRIRIPQDPAAAGKSEARRLSLMLSGLDVKVAVVSGDKPTRAIGFAAQLNAGNVKLLAGTWNQGLLQRLDAFPTKGIPDDEVDALADAFNELTAMRRLYVGI; encoded by the coding sequence ATGACCGCATCGTCAGATACAGGACGAATGGAACTTGCTGAAGTCTTACAACCCCATCCGGGACCACAAAAGCAGTTCATCGATTCGACAGCCCAGATCGCTGTCTATGGCGGCCAGGCAGGAGGCGGAAAAACATGGGCGTTACTGGCAGAAGCAGCGCGATACATCACCGTCCCCCGCTATGGGGCGGTAATCTTTCGAAGAACATCACCGCAGATCACGAATGAAGGAGGTCTCTGGGACGAATCCATGCTGCTGTACCCTCAGTTGAATGGAATTCCTCGACATACACTCGACTGGCAATTCCCCACGGGTGACTGCAAATTAAAGGGAGTGAATACGAAGGATCTGGCCAATATTGGTTTTCGACACCTGCAGTACGAGAAGGACAAACTCGCCTGGCAAGGTTCACAGATCACCATGCTGGGATTCGATGAGCTGACGCATTTCACGGAATCGCAGTTCTTCTACATGCTTTCGCGAAATCGCTCGACGTGCGGAATCCGGTCATACGTTCGTGCAACAACGAATCCGGTTCCCGAGGATGATCCCATCGGGGGATGGGTACACCGTCTGGTGGCCTGGTGGATCGATCCCATTTCAGGCCTGGCGATTCCCGAGCGTTCGGGGGTCGTCCGGTGGTTCATACGATTGCGGGGTGAGTTTCACTGGAGCGATTCGAGGCGAGACTTAATTGATCGATTCGGTCGGCCTGATCTTTCTGAAGATCATGAAGAACAGCCTGTCCAGCCAAAGTCATTTACGTTTATTCCAGCCAAGTTATCCGACAACCCGGCGCTCCTCAGTAAGGACCCGATGTACCGGGCCAACCTGCTCGCCCTGCCCGAGGTCGAGCGGCAACGCCTGGCAGAAGGAAACTGGAATGCCAAAGCCCGCGCAGGACTATTTTTCAAAGTCGGTCAGATCGAAATCATAGAGGCATTGCCCGTGGGGCTTCGCTATTGCCGGGCCTGGGACCTGGCAGCAACGGACGGATCAGGCGACTACACCGTGGGGGCCAAACTGGGCATCGACTCAACGGGAATTATCTACATTGCCGATATTCGCCGCGGTCAGTGGGAAAGCAGTTATCGCGATCAGGTCATTCGACAGTCGTCGGCTTTAGACGGTGTGTGCCGAATCCGCATCCCGCAGGATCCTGCGGCCGCAGGTAAAAGCGAAGCGAGAAGATTGTCGCTGATGCTCTCGGGGCTTGATGTCAAAGTGGCGGTGGTCAGCGGCGACAAGCCGACCCGCGCGATCGGCTTCGCCGCACAACTGAATGCAGGAAATGTAAAGCTACTGGCGGGGACCTGGAATCAGGGATTGCTGCAGCGACTGGATGCCTTTCCCACCAAAGGGATCCCTGACGACGAAGTCGATGCTCTGGCCGATGCGTTCAATGAACTGACGGCGATGCGGCGACTGTACGTGGGAATCTGA
- a CDS encoding cold-shock protein yields the protein MAEGSIKKLMEKGFGFIKTDGTKDLFFHHSAVQGVSFNELREGQRVTYTEAMGRQGPCAENVRPV from the coding sequence ATGGCTGAAGGTAGTATCAAGAAATTGATGGAAAAAGGATTCGGGTTCATTAAGACGGATGGAACGAAGGATTTGTTCTTCCATCATTCCGCCGTTCAGGGTGTGAGCTTTAATGAACTTCGCGAAGGCCAGAGGGTGACGTATACCGAAGCCATGGGAAGGCAGGGGCCCTGCGCTGAGAATGTTCGGCCCGTTTAA